DNA from Streptomyces sp. Edi4:
AGGGCGCCCGCTTCCGCGCCCTGGTCAGGGAGGCGTTCGCCGAGCTGGGCCTCGAGGTCACCGTCTACGCGGACTCGGTGAAGGACAGCGGCGGCCGGCGGTTCGGCCTCGGCAACCTCGCCGCCGTCTGCCACAACGAACCCCGGGGGCCGCGCGTCTGGCCGGAATTGATCCGCAGACATGTCGGTATGGTCCTGCGCACGATGGACGCGCCCTCCGCGCTCGACACCATGCCGCCCGACCAGATCCGGGCCCAGCTCTACCCCCGGGTGATCAGCGGGGACGGGCTCGATCCGCAGAGCTTCGGGTATGCGCGCAGTGTGGCCCCCGGCCTCTACGAGATCCTTGCCCTCGATCTCCCCGAGAGCGTCATGATGCTCACCGACGAGGCGCTTGAACCCCTCGGCAAGGTGCCTGACCTGCGGGAAATGGCCTTGCGTAATCTGCGGGAGCTGCCCGTCGAGGGGCATGAGAGGGTCAAGGGCGACGACGGGACGCGCTTCGAGCTCGTCGTGGGTGACTCCTTCTACACGGCGAGCCGTGTGCTCGCCCTGGAGACCGTGGTCCGTCAGGTGACCGGGCAGGAACTCCCGCCGGACGGCGCTCTGGTGGCGATGCCTTTCCGCCATCAGCTCGCCTTCCACGTCATCCGGGACTCCGGCATGGTTCTCGCCCTCAACGCCATGGCGTCCTTCGCCGCCTCCGGTTTCGAGGACACCCCCGGGTCCATCAGCCCGTATGTCTACTGGTGGCGGGGCGGCGTGCTCACGCAGCTCAGCGACCGCGACGGTGATGGACTGCGCATTGTCGTGGGCGACGAATTCGGCGAGCTGCTCGAGCGGCTTGTCGATCAGGAGATGGACGGGCTCTGAGGCACGGGCGGGCCCGAGGGAGTGCCGAGCGGGGACACGCCGGAAGACTTGACCGGGAGGCGCGCGATCGGGCCAGGCCCCTCGCGTCCTGAGGTGCGCCCGGGCAGGATGAGGGCATGTCCACAGCACCTGTTCCCGCGCCCTTCACCGCCGACGACTACCGGGCCCGGATGGCCCGCGCCGCCCAGGCCGCCGCCGACGCCGGCCTGGCCGGTCTCCTCGTCGCCCCTGGTCCCGACCTCGTCTATCTCACCGGCTACCAGCCGACCGCTCTCACCGAGCGGCTGACCGTCCTCGTGCTGGCGCCGGGGCAGGACCCGGTCCTGGTCGTGCCGAAGCTCGAAGCGCCGGACGCCGCGCACGCCGCCGGCGCCGCCGCGCTGAGCCTGCGGGACTGGACCGACGGCAAGGACCCGTACACCGTGACGGCGCCGCTCCTCGCCGACGTCGGCAGGTTCGGCGTCAGCGACAACGCCTGGGCGATGCATCTGCTCGGTTTCCAGCGGGAGTTGCCCGGTACCTCCTACGTCTCCCTCACCGAGGCGCTGCCCATGCTGCGCGCGGTCAAGGACGAGCACGAACTGGCCCGTCTCGAGGCGGCGGGCGACGCGGCCGACGAGACGTTCCGGGAGATCGTGAAGGTACCGTTCGCGGGCCGCAGGGAGCTCGACGTCGCCGCCGATCTGGCCGGGCTGCTGCTCAAGTACGGCCACGAACAAGTGGACTTCACGGTGGTGGGTTCCGGCCCCAACGGGGCCAATCCGCACCACGAGGCGGGCGAGCGCACGATCGGACAGGGCGACATGGTGGTGCTCGACTTCGGCGGGCTCAAGCACGGGTACGGGTCGGACACCACTCGTACCGTCCATGTCGGCGAGCCCAGCGCCGAGGAGCAGCGCGTCCACGACGTGGTGCGTGAGGCGCAGGAGGCGGGCTTCGCCGCGGTGCGGCCCGGTGCCACCTGCCAGGACGTGGACCGGGCGGCGCGCGCGGTGATCACGGAGGCCGGGTTCGGCGAGTACTTCATCCACCGCACCGGCCACGGCATCGGCGTGACCACCCACGAACCGCCGTACATGATCGAGGGCGAGGAGCGCCCCCTGGTGCCCGGGATGTGCTTCTCCATCGAGCCCGGCATCTACCTGCCCGGCCGGTTCGGGGTGCGCATCGAGGACATCGTCACCGTG
Protein-coding regions in this window:
- a CDS encoding aminopeptidase P family protein, which translates into the protein MSTAPVPAPFTADDYRARMARAAQAAADAGLAGLLVAPGPDLVYLTGYQPTALTERLTVLVLAPGQDPVLVVPKLEAPDAAHAAGAAALSLRDWTDGKDPYTVTAPLLADVGRFGVSDNAWAMHLLGFQRELPGTSYVSLTEALPMLRAVKDEHELARLEAAGDAADETFREIVKVPFAGRRELDVAADLAGLLLKYGHEQVDFTVVGSGPNGANPHHEAGERTIGQGDMVVLDFGGLKHGYGSDTTRTVHVGEPSAEEQRVHDVVREAQEAGFAAVRPGATCQDVDRAARAVITEAGFGEYFIHRTGHGIGVTTHEPPYMIEGEERPLVPGMCFSIEPGIYLPGRFGVRIEDIVTVTSDGGRRLNNTDRAMAIVE